The Corynebacterium glaucum genome includes a region encoding these proteins:
- the ypfJ gene encoding KPN_02809 family neutral zinc metallopeptidase, protein MTFRGNASQGANQRVQTSSGVGRQPQGGGAGGLLALPLLLGGGGGGTILVILLLWFLFSGGLGGGGQQSQTQGQYQSQGGYNLEHCDTEGAANEHVDCRAAATVISVDDVWSKVLPEQANIDYRQPGMHIFQGDVTTGCGHATSATGPFYCPRDETAYLDVTFFDELHKLGGSSGPLAQMYATAHEMGHHIQQLEGTLGLSDYKNPGEDSAAVAIELQADCYAGLWAHYAEQDGALEQITDQQLNDAIQTAQAIGDDNIQRRSGGEVDPDAWTHGSSEQRGQAFLSGYQSGKMSSCDTLNRGVYNG, encoded by the coding sequence ATGACCTTCAGAGGAAACGCCAGTCAGGGCGCGAACCAGCGAGTCCAAACCAGCTCCGGCGTCGGCCGTCAGCCTCAAGGCGGCGGTGCTGGCGGCTTGCTCGCACTGCCTCTGCTTCTCGGCGGCGGTGGCGGCGGCACGATCCTCGTGATCCTGCTGCTGTGGTTCCTGTTCAGTGGCGGCCTTGGTGGCGGCGGGCAGCAGAGCCAGACGCAGGGACAGTACCAGTCTCAGGGCGGATACAACTTGGAGCACTGCGACACCGAAGGCGCAGCAAACGAACACGTTGATTGCCGCGCCGCCGCGACCGTCATTTCCGTTGATGACGTGTGGTCGAAGGTGCTACCCGAGCAGGCCAACATTGATTACCGCCAACCCGGCATGCACATTTTCCAAGGCGATGTCACCACCGGCTGCGGCCACGCCACCTCCGCGACGGGTCCGTTCTACTGCCCGCGCGATGAGACCGCGTACTTGGACGTGACCTTTTTCGACGAGCTGCACAAGCTCGGCGGCAGCTCCGGTCCGCTTGCGCAGATGTACGCGACAGCACACGAGATGGGCCACCACATCCAGCAGCTCGAAGGCACACTCGGCCTGAGCGACTACAAGAACCCCGGCGAGGATTCCGCCGCGGTGGCCATCGAGCTGCAGGCGGACTGCTACGCCGGCCTGTGGGCACACTACGCAGAGCAGGACGGTGCGCTCGAACAGATCACGGACCAGCAGCTCAACGACGCGATTCAAACGGCACAGGCCATCGGTGACGACAACATCCAACGTCGCTCCGGCGGCGAGGTCGACCCCGATGCCTGGACTCACGGTTCCTCCGAGCAGCGCGGCCAGGCATTCCTCAGCGGGTATCAAAGCGGCAAAATGTCTTCCTGCGACACGCTCAACCGCGGCGTCTACAACGGCTAA
- a CDS encoding CBS domain-containing protein has protein sequence MVAEVAPSRAVEFLAAFNDIEAFLRSELEAKKSDSFKWMATQAAKRGVISRDQADDLKEFAELRNAISHGEYRDFRPIAEPLQETVDEIKHIRNALLEPTLAVDVVGYDQSIVTLSPDDAVGDALRAIRESGHTQFPIYHDGTCVGLLTTNAIARWVAEELETADSIDAATIENTTVADALELSGQHDTAVFLPRTATAAAAVDALTTPLASGALPRLGIVTEHGNADQRPIAVVNSTDIPHLTEAS, from the coding sequence ATGGTTGCCGAAGTAGCCCCGAGCCGGGCCGTCGAGTTCCTCGCAGCGTTCAACGATATCGAGGCGTTTCTGCGCTCCGAGCTCGAGGCGAAAAAGTCGGACTCCTTCAAATGGATGGCCACTCAAGCTGCCAAGCGCGGTGTGATCAGCCGCGATCAGGCCGATGATCTGAAGGAGTTCGCGGAGCTGCGCAACGCGATCAGCCACGGGGAGTACCGGGACTTCCGCCCGATCGCAGAGCCGCTGCAGGAAACCGTCGACGAGATCAAGCACATCCGCAACGCGCTGCTTGAACCCACCCTCGCAGTCGACGTAGTCGGCTACGACCAAAGCATTGTCACGCTTAGCCCAGACGATGCTGTCGGCGACGCATTGCGCGCGATCCGCGAATCGGGCCACACCCAGTTCCCCATTTACCACGACGGCACCTGCGTTGGCCTTCTGACCACCAACGCCATCGCGCGCTGGGTCGCGGAGGAGCTCGAAACCGCAGACAGCATCGACGCCGCCACCATCGAGAACACGACGGTCGCCGATGCACTCGAGCTCTCCGGCCAACACGACACCGCGGTCTTTCTCCCCCGCACCGCCACCGCTGCTGCCGCCGTCGACGCGCTGACCACCCCGCTCGCGTCCGGTGCGTTGCCCCGTCTCGGTATCGTCACCGAGCATGGCAACGCCGACCAACGACCAATCGCCGTGGTGAACTCCACCGACATCCCGCACCTTACGGAGGCATCATGA
- a CDS encoding L-serine ammonia-lyase: MTSSHPVSVIDLFSIGIGPSSSHTVGPMRAAALFVESLGQVPHTVTIELRGSLAATGIGHGTDRAVLLGLVGYTPTTTTADTAPLPGELIPGRGTIEGPSGTVNYQIKYNPQPVPEHPNCVIFDAWDEHGTTLATGREYFSVGGGFILDRAGLDGFEGVGTEEDSGTTVPFPFRTAQELLSLIDEHSLTISQLVRANEEALHGREALDAHLDAVWDVMQECVARGLKTEGTLPGGLNVKRRANRMYRMLTAEAEAETSRGLDAMLWVNLYALAVNEENAAHGQVVTAPTNGAAGIIPAVMHYCLDFTDDFTTERAREFLLTAAAIGAIIKTNASISGAEVGCQGEVGSASSMAAAGMCAILGGTPQQVENAAEIALEHNLGLTCDPVGGLVQVPCIERNAIGAVKAINAARLAKFGDGTNIVTLDDVVETMASTGRDMMTKYKETSMGGLAVQLGLPVNITEC; encoded by the coding sequence ATGACGTCCAGTCACCCAGTCAGCGTTATCGACCTATTCTCCATCGGTATCGGCCCCTCGTCTTCACACACCGTCGGCCCGATGCGCGCCGCGGCGCTCTTCGTCGAATCTCTCGGCCAGGTTCCGCACACCGTCACCATTGAGCTGCGTGGTTCCCTCGCCGCCACCGGCATCGGGCACGGCACCGACCGCGCAGTCCTCCTTGGCCTCGTGGGCTACACCCCCACCACAACAACCGCAGACACCGCACCACTGCCCGGCGAGCTCATCCCGGGCCGCGGCACCATCGAAGGTCCATCGGGCACCGTCAACTACCAGATCAAATACAACCCCCAGCCGGTTCCCGAGCACCCCAACTGCGTCATCTTCGATGCCTGGGATGAACACGGCACCACACTCGCCACCGGCCGCGAATACTTCTCCGTCGGCGGCGGCTTCATCCTCGACCGCGCCGGCCTCGACGGCTTCGAGGGCGTCGGCACGGAAGAGGACTCCGGCACAACGGTCCCCTTCCCGTTTCGCACTGCACAGGAGCTCCTTTCGCTTATCGACGAACACTCCCTGACGATCTCCCAACTCGTCCGCGCAAACGAAGAAGCGCTGCACGGGCGCGAGGCTCTCGACGCCCACCTCGACGCCGTGTGGGACGTCATGCAGGAGTGCGTTGCCCGCGGGCTGAAGACCGAAGGCACACTACCGGGCGGGCTGAACGTGAAGCGCCGTGCGAACCGCATGTATCGCATGCTCACGGCGGAAGCGGAGGCGGAGACGTCCCGCGGCCTCGATGCGATGCTCTGGGTCAACCTCTACGCGCTCGCCGTGAACGAAGAAAATGCGGCTCATGGCCAGGTGGTCACCGCTCCGACGAATGGCGCTGCCGGCATAATCCCGGCTGTGATGCACTACTGCTTGGACTTCACGGATGACTTCACCACAGAGCGGGCGCGCGAGTTCCTCCTCACCGCTGCCGCGATCGGCGCCATCATCAAGACGAACGCGTCGATCTCCGGCGCCGAGGTGGGGTGCCAGGGCGAAGTTGGGTCGGCATCCTCGATGGCCGCTGCCGGCATGTGCGCCATTCTCGGTGGCACTCCGCAGCAGGTTGAAAATGCCGCCGAGATCGCGCTCGAGCACAACCTGGGGCTTACCTGCGACCCGGTCGGCGGCCTCGTGCAGGTGCCCTGCATCGAGCGAAATGCGATTGGCGCGGTGAAAGCGATCAACGCGGCGCGCCTGGCGAAGTTCGGCGACGGCACCAACATCGTCACGCTCGACGACGTGGTGGAGACGATGGCGTCCACCGGCCGCGACATGATGACCAAATACAAGGAAACGTCCATGGGCGGCCTCGCGGTGCAGCTCGGCCTGCCCGTGAACATCACGGAGTGCTAG
- the hisS gene encoding histidine--tRNA ligase, with product MNVSEQKFQALSAPKGVPDYVPPASATFIAVRDEFANQARIAGYQHIELPVFEDTTLFARGVGESTDVVSKEMYTFADRGDRSVTLRPEGTAGVMRAVIEHNLDRGYLPVKLSYYGPFFRYERPQAGRYRQLQQVGVEAIGVDDPLLDAEIIALADRCYRSVGLTGFRLELTSLGCGECRPAYREKLQAFLFDLPLDEETRHRAEINPLRVLDDKRENVRAMTEDAPLMLDHLCENCRTHFDTVTGTLEAMGVTYVINPRMVRGLDYYTKTTFEFVHDGLGAQSGIGGGGRYDGLMAQIGGQDLSGIGFGLGVDRTVLALEAEGITLDGVESRVGVFGVAIGDAAQARMALLIDELRANGISADMSYGGRGLKGAMKGADRSGAHTALVLGDRELEAGEVTVKNLETQTQRTVPLDLTEVIDAIFIPEDDGAEEAPAGE from the coding sequence ATGAACGTGAGTGAGCAGAAGTTTCAGGCCCTGTCCGCCCCGAAAGGTGTGCCCGACTACGTGCCGCCGGCGTCGGCGACGTTCATCGCAGTGCGCGACGAGTTTGCCAACCAAGCGCGCATCGCCGGTTACCAGCACATCGAGTTACCGGTCTTCGAGGACACCACGCTGTTTGCGCGCGGTGTCGGCGAATCCACTGATGTGGTGAGCAAGGAGATGTACACCTTCGCCGACCGCGGCGACCGCTCTGTGACGCTGCGTCCCGAAGGCACCGCCGGCGTGATGCGTGCCGTCATCGAGCACAACCTCGACCGCGGTTACCTGCCGGTGAAACTCAGCTACTACGGCCCGTTCTTCCGCTACGAGCGTCCGCAGGCCGGCCGCTACCGCCAGCTCCAGCAGGTCGGTGTAGAGGCCATCGGCGTCGACGATCCGCTGCTGGATGCGGAGATCATCGCATTGGCGGATCGCTGCTACCGCTCCGTGGGACTGACCGGCTTCCGCCTCGAGCTGACCAGCCTGGGGTGCGGCGAATGCCGCCCGGCCTACCGGGAGAAATTGCAGGCGTTTCTCTTCGACCTGCCGCTGGACGAGGAAACCCGCCACCGCGCCGAGATTAACCCGCTGCGCGTTCTGGACGACAAGCGTGAGAACGTCCGCGCCATGACCGAAGACGCGCCACTGATGCTTGACCACCTCTGTGAGAACTGCCGCACCCACTTCGACACTGTCACCGGCACGCTCGAGGCAATGGGTGTGACGTACGTGATCAACCCGCGCATGGTCCGCGGCTTGGACTACTACACCAAGACCACCTTCGAATTCGTCCACGACGGCCTCGGCGCACAGTCCGGCATCGGCGGCGGCGGGCGTTACGACGGCCTCATGGCCCAGATCGGTGGCCAGGACCTCTCCGGCATCGGTTTCGGTCTCGGCGTCGACCGCACCGTGCTCGCACTCGAGGCGGAAGGCATCACGCTCGACGGTGTCGAGTCGAGGGTAGGAGTCTTCGGTGTCGCCATCGGCGATGCAGCGCAGGCACGCATGGCTTTGCTTATCGACGAACTTCGTGCCAACGGCATTTCCGCCGACATGTCGTACGGCGGCCGCGGGCTCAAGGGCGCGATGAAGGGCGCCGATCGCTCCGGCGCTCACACCGCGCTGGTGCTCGGAGACCGTGAGCTGGAGGCTGGCGAAGTGACGGTGAAGAACCTCGAAACCCAGACTCAGCGCACGGTGCCGTTGGATCTCACCGAAGTAATCGACGCGATCTTCATTCCCGAAGACGACGGTGCCGAGGAAGCTCCCGCCGGCGAGTAG
- a CDS encoding MBL fold metallo-hydrolase, protein MQLAGFVVGPYQTNCYAVINPETHEGFVVDPGMGAAPQVRELFAQHQARLSAVVLTHGHLDHIRDAAELGVEVFIHPEDAFMLNAGGGLPEHSRLLFDASSMAAPDSITHLRHGESIEFAGYEFAVQHAPGHSPGSVLLIADELVFSGDVIFRGSIGRTDLPFSDQAAMTESLRGPVWDLDDSLAVLPGHGPTTTMRVERATNPFLREANTDRIHGGA, encoded by the coding sequence ATGCAGCTTGCTGGATTTGTCGTCGGGCCCTACCAGACCAACTGCTACGCAGTGATCAACCCGGAAACTCACGAAGGCTTTGTGGTCGATCCCGGCATGGGAGCAGCTCCGCAGGTTCGGGAGCTTTTCGCGCAGCATCAGGCACGCTTGAGCGCGGTGGTGCTCACCCACGGTCACCTCGACCACATTCGCGATGCCGCAGAGCTCGGGGTCGAGGTTTTCATCCACCCGGAGGATGCCTTCATGCTCAATGCAGGTGGGGGCCTTCCGGAGCACTCACGCTTGCTTTTCGACGCCTCGTCCATGGCCGCCCCGGATTCCATCACGCACCTCCGCCACGGCGAATCTATCGAGTTTGCCGGCTACGAGTTCGCTGTGCAGCACGCCCCGGGGCATTCGCCGGGCAGCGTGTTGCTGATCGCGGACGAACTCGTCTTCAGCGGCGATGTCATATTCCGCGGTTCCATCGGGCGCACCGACCTGCCGTTTTCCGACCAGGCAGCCATGACCGAGTCGCTGCGCGGCCCAGTGTGGGACCTCGACGATTCCCTGGCGGTGCTCCCCGGCCACGGGCCGACCACCACCATGCGCGTCGAGCGTGCCACCAACCCGTTCCTCCGAGAGGCAAATACCGACCGGATCCACGGCGGCGCGTAA
- a CDS encoding peptidylprolyl isomerase: MASNEQRGKEALSNLEKELAARDRKQKTRPWVTALASVAVIGILGGGIYYFATQDGGEDLAAEETTAAETTAEEANYEPIATKRAVALPPTVSCAYNEDGDNSNFVGLPPQDNVSTEGNVTIDLETTAGPIGMELDRSVSPCTVNAVEYLAAEGYYNDTVCHRLTTSEGLKVLQCGDPTGTGAGGPGFQFANEFPTDEALENVDLSALGVPEDISDEEKRMYASQMLEPAKYERGTIAMANAGIDTNGSQFFLNYGDGTLPPAYTYFGQIDEAGLATLDAIADKGVTEDPSAGGAGGDGAPAEEVKITSASVR, encoded by the coding sequence GTGGCAAGCAACGAGCAGCGCGGCAAGGAAGCCCTGTCGAACTTGGAGAAGGAGCTGGCTGCGCGCGACCGCAAACAGAAGACGCGCCCATGGGTCACTGCCTTGGCGTCCGTCGCGGTAATCGGCATCCTTGGTGGCGGCATCTACTACTTTGCCACCCAGGACGGCGGCGAGGACCTTGCGGCTGAGGAGACCACAGCCGCTGAGACGACGGCGGAAGAAGCGAACTACGAGCCGATCGCAACCAAGCGCGCTGTCGCGCTACCGCCGACTGTGAGCTGCGCCTACAACGAGGATGGCGACAACTCGAACTTCGTAGGCCTGCCTCCGCAAGACAACGTATCCACCGAGGGCAACGTCACCATTGACCTCGAGACCACGGCGGGACCGATCGGCATGGAGCTGGATCGCTCGGTCTCCCCCTGCACCGTGAACGCGGTCGAATACCTCGCAGCGGAGGGCTACTACAACGACACCGTCTGCCACCGACTGACCACCTCTGAGGGCCTAAAGGTGCTGCAGTGTGGCGACCCAACCGGCACCGGCGCTGGTGGCCCTGGGTTCCAATTCGCTAACGAATTCCCCACCGACGAGGCCCTTGAGAATGTGGACCTCTCCGCACTCGGCGTGCCGGAAGACATCAGTGATGAGGAAAAGCGGATGTACGCGTCCCAGATGCTGGAGCCCGCGAAATACGAGCGTGGCACGATCGCTATGGCCAATGCCGGGATCGACACAAACGGATCGCAGTTCTTCCTCAACTACGGCGACGGCACCCTGCCACCGGCGTACACCTACTTCGGGCAAATCGACGAAGCAGGCCTGGCCACTCTCGACGCCATTGCGGATAAGGGCGTGACAGAGGATCCGAGCGCAGGGGGCGCAGGCGGTGATGGTGCGCCAGCGGAGGAAGTGAAGATTACATCCGCCTCCGTTCGGTAG
- a CDS encoding bifunctional metallophosphatase/5'-nucleotidase has translation MFNFRRAGSLIAATATTALVLSGTTVAAADENGNVVNIRVANITDFHGRLEANLTKNKETKAVTPKKGDEMGAANVAGIINYIRKENPNTVVTTSGDNQGGSAFVSAISEDKHTMEFVNAIGTHGTAVGNHEFDEGYKDLIERINPGTNDKQLGANIFRKDNGERDVKPYEIVEVEGVKVALIGTTSNLTVAKSNPANVADVDIKDSAEWVNTEAKKLKDNKQADVVIALIHDDAAERAPKLDKQYVDFLFGGDTHVLALDTEAAVPYAQSWEYGKTVTDLDFSYNKSTGEFSINSVAQHDATSLVALDIKPDEKVAAIVDDAKKEADVLGAAVVAKIDADFKRGSNPGGEPGSNRGSESTANNMIAQSAVAALSKFLNQDIDFGIMNAGGVRADLAAGDVTYQDAFTVQPFGNDISLATLSGATVKEMLENQWQSDEAAASSGRPRLDMGLSDNVSYTYNPQAPRGERILNITINGENLDLEKDYTVAASSFLLEGGDDFIDETKVKNRNDVGYNDLQAFIDYLGSGEAKVREGQKDVGVVLPEGGLKPGANQIQLTSLSYSSEGEPKAEKVTVKIGEATATADVDNAVTDADNGLGEQGRATVTIDLPAGVNGEQTLQITTDAGTDVSMPVTVGGAKQDPQGSSQGSSVNVGGILAALLGVLGLGSVIFLFLAPQIDALFGPIANFR, from the coding sequence GTGTTCAACTTCCGTCGTGCGGGCAGCCTCATTGCCGCAACCGCTACCACCGCTCTGGTGCTTTCGGGCACCACTGTCGCAGCCGCCGATGAAAACGGCAATGTCGTCAACATTCGCGTTGCCAACATCACCGACTTCCATGGTCGTCTCGAGGCAAACCTCACCAAGAACAAGGAAACCAAGGCCGTCACCCCGAAGAAGGGTGATGAGATGGGCGCGGCGAACGTCGCGGGCATCATCAACTACATCCGCAAGGAGAACCCGAATACGGTTGTCACCACCTCCGGTGACAACCAGGGTGGCTCCGCATTCGTGTCTGCGATTTCTGAAGACAAGCACACGATGGAGTTCGTGAACGCCATCGGTACCCACGGCACTGCCGTCGGTAATCACGAGTTCGACGAGGGCTACAAGGACCTCATCGAACGCATTAACCCGGGCACCAATGACAAGCAGCTCGGTGCGAACATCTTCCGCAAGGACAACGGCGAGCGCGACGTCAAGCCGTACGAAATCGTTGAGGTTGAGGGAGTAAAAGTCGCGCTGATTGGCACCACCTCGAACCTGACGGTGGCCAAGTCGAACCCGGCGAACGTCGCCGATGTTGACATCAAGGATTCGGCTGAGTGGGTCAACACTGAGGCAAAGAAGCTCAAGGACAACAAGCAAGCGGACGTAGTCATCGCGCTCATCCACGACGACGCTGCAGAGCGCGCGCCGAAGCTGGACAAGCAATACGTTGACTTCCTGTTCGGCGGAGACACTCACGTGCTCGCCCTGGACACTGAAGCAGCTGTTCCTTACGCGCAGTCGTGGGAGTACGGCAAGACCGTAACCGACCTGGATTTCTCCTACAACAAGTCCACCGGCGAGTTCAGCATCAACTCCGTTGCGCAGCATGACGCGACGAGCCTGGTTGCTCTCGACATCAAGCCGGATGAGAAGGTCGCAGCGATCGTCGACGATGCGAAGAAGGAGGCTGACGTCCTCGGTGCCGCGGTGGTCGCCAAGATCGATGCCGACTTCAAGCGCGGCTCCAACCCGGGCGGCGAGCCGGGCTCGAACCGCGGCAGCGAGTCCACTGCGAACAACATGATTGCGCAGTCGGCAGTCGCAGCGCTGTCGAAGTTTCTCAACCAGGACATCGACTTTGGCATCATGAACGCTGGCGGCGTTCGCGCCGACCTGGCCGCCGGCGACGTGACCTACCAGGATGCGTTCACTGTTCAGCCGTTCGGCAACGACATTTCGTTGGCCACCCTGTCTGGTGCGACCGTCAAGGAGATGCTGGAGAACCAGTGGCAGAGCGATGAAGCTGCGGCATCCTCCGGCCGCCCGCGTCTGGATATGGGTCTGTCCGACAACGTGTCGTACACCTACAACCCCCAGGCACCGCGCGGCGAGCGCATTCTCAACATCACCATCAACGGCGAAAACCTTGATCTGGAGAAGGACTACACCGTAGCGGCATCCTCCTTCCTGCTCGAGGGCGGCGATGACTTCATCGACGAAACCAAGGTGAAGAACCGCAACGATGTCGGCTACAACGACCTGCAGGCATTCATCGACTACCTCGGCAGCGGCGAGGCGAAGGTCCGCGAGGGCCAGAAGGACGTCGGCGTGGTGCTGCCGGAGGGCGGCCTGAAACCGGGTGCGAACCAGATCCAGCTGACCTCCCTGAGCTACTCTTCCGAGGGCGAGCCGAAGGCAGAGAAAGTGACCGTGAAGATCGGTGAGGCAACTGCAACCGCGGACGTCGACAACGCCGTCACCGATGCAGACAATGGCCTCGGCGAGCAGGGGCGTGCCACCGTCACCATCGACCTGCCTGCAGGTGTGAACGGTGAGCAGACGCTGCAGATCACCACCGACGCGGGCACCGATGTATCAATGCCGGTCACAGTCGGCGGCGCGAAGCAGGACCCGCAGGGCAGCTCGCAGGGCAGCTCGGTGAACGTAGGTGGGATCCTTGCAGCACTGCTCGGAGTGCTCGGTCTCGGTAGCGTGATCTTCCTGTTCCTCGCGCCGCAGATCGACGCCCTCTTCGGTCCGATCGCGAACTTCCGCTAA
- a CDS encoding RelA/SpoT family protein, whose translation MTHDKPAKRSGPSVRSVSARLARSLTGGGRAKTNPVLDPLLSIHRRYHPKADAEQLNRAYATAERLHDGVYRKSGDPYITHPLAVSTICGELGMDTTTLVAALLHDTVEDTEYSLEQLTEEFGPEVARLVDGVTKLDKVALGAAAEAETIRKMIVAMSEDPRVLVIKVADRLHNMRTMRFLPPEKQAKKARETLDVIAPLAHRLGMASVKWELEDLAFAILYPKKYEEIVRLVADRAPSRDRALNEITTQLQAELRANGINAEVMGRPKHYWSIYQKMVVRGHDFNEIFDLVGIRVLVDTVHDCYAAIGVVHALYSPMPGRFKDYVSNPRFGVYQSLHTTVMTDTGRPLEVQVRTHEMHYNAEYGVAAHWRYKETKGSHKGDQAEVDQMAWMRQLLDWQKEAADPNEFLDSLRYDLTSQQIFVFTPKGDVVNLPAGSTPVDFAYTVHTEVGHRCIGAKVNGRLVALESELKSGDRVEIFTSKDQNAGPSRDWQEFVVSPRAKSKIRQWFAKERREEHLEAGRDALAAEVQRGGLPMHRLFTAESMRRVATQLHYPDVDALYTAIGAGNVSAQHVSKLLVEMFGNEDDAVAALAARTPIADLVHQASRHDGPGILVQGSPDVMAKLAKCCQPVPGDEIFGFVTRGGGVSVHRADCTNATKLKEEPERLIDVAWANASGAGSASIATLEVEALDRNGLLAEMTSVLAEQKLPIISLSSHASEDRIATVRVTLEVSDTKQLGQIMNQIRNVEGVFDIYRVMS comes from the coding sequence GTGACGCACGACAAACCAGCCAAACGGTCAGGGCCGAGCGTGCGCAGCGTCTCCGCACGCCTTGCCCGATCCCTGACGGGAGGCGGGCGCGCGAAAACTAATCCGGTGCTCGACCCGCTGCTGTCGATTCACCGCCGATACCACCCGAAAGCCGATGCGGAACAGCTAAACCGCGCCTATGCGACTGCGGAGCGCCTGCATGACGGCGTGTACCGCAAGTCGGGGGACCCATACATCACGCACCCGCTCGCGGTGTCGACCATTTGCGGCGAACTTGGCATGGACACAACGACGTTGGTCGCGGCGCTTTTGCACGACACTGTCGAGGATACCGAGTACAGCCTCGAGCAACTCACCGAAGAGTTCGGACCCGAGGTGGCGCGCCTAGTCGATGGCGTGACCAAGCTGGATAAGGTCGCCCTTGGCGCAGCCGCGGAGGCGGAGACCATTCGCAAGATGATCGTGGCCATGTCGGAAGACCCGCGTGTGCTGGTGATCAAGGTGGCGGACCGTCTGCACAACATGCGCACAATGCGTTTCCTTCCGCCCGAAAAGCAGGCGAAAAAGGCGCGGGAAACGCTCGATGTCATCGCGCCGCTTGCGCACCGCCTCGGCATGGCAAGTGTGAAGTGGGAGTTAGAAGACCTCGCATTCGCGATCCTCTACCCGAAGAAGTACGAGGAGATCGTCCGTCTCGTTGCAGACCGGGCCCCGTCCAGGGATCGGGCGCTCAACGAGATCACCACCCAGCTGCAAGCCGAGCTGCGCGCGAACGGCATCAATGCGGAAGTTATGGGTCGGCCGAAGCACTACTGGTCGATCTACCAGAAGATGGTGGTTCGTGGCCATGACTTCAACGAGATCTTCGACCTGGTTGGCATCCGCGTCCTCGTCGACACTGTGCACGATTGCTATGCCGCTATCGGTGTGGTGCACGCGCTCTACTCTCCGATGCCGGGGCGCTTCAAAGACTACGTGTCCAACCCGCGCTTCGGTGTGTACCAGTCGCTGCACACAACGGTGATGACGGATACCGGCCGACCCCTCGAAGTGCAGGTGCGCACGCACGAGATGCACTACAACGCTGAATACGGCGTTGCTGCCCACTGGCGTTACAAGGAGACTAAGGGTTCCCATAAGGGTGACCAGGCCGAGGTCGATCAGATGGCCTGGATGCGGCAGCTGCTTGATTGGCAAAAGGAGGCTGCGGACCCCAACGAGTTCCTCGACTCGCTGCGCTACGACCTCACGAGCCAGCAGATCTTCGTCTTCACCCCGAAGGGCGATGTTGTGAACCTGCCCGCAGGGTCCACCCCTGTGGACTTCGCCTACACGGTGCATACCGAAGTGGGGCACCGATGCATTGGTGCGAAGGTCAACGGTAGGCTCGTCGCGCTTGAATCTGAGCTCAAGTCCGGCGACCGAGTCGAAATTTTCACCTCGAAAGATCAAAATGCCGGCCCGTCTCGCGATTGGCAGGAATTCGTCGTCTCGCCTCGCGCGAAGTCCAAGATCCGTCAGTGGTTTGCCAAGGAGCGCCGCGAAGAGCATCTTGAGGCTGGTCGCGACGCACTCGCTGCTGAGGTGCAGCGCGGCGGGCTGCCGATGCACCGTCTCTTCACGGCGGAATCGATGCGCCGGGTGGCCACCCAGCTCCACTACCCGGACGTCGATGCGCTCTATACCGCGATCGGCGCCGGCAACGTCTCCGCGCAGCACGTCAGCAAGCTGCTCGTCGAAATGTTCGGCAACGAAGACGACGCGGTGGCGGCACTCGCAGCGCGCACGCCCATCGCGGATCTTGTGCACCAGGCATCGCGTCACGACGGCCCAGGCATCCTCGTCCAGGGAAGCCCCGACGTCATGGCCAAACTTGCCAAGTGCTGCCAGCCAGTGCCGGGTGATGAGATCTTTGGTTTTGTTACCCGAGGCGGGGGAGTGTCGGTGCACCGTGCGGATTGCACCAATGCGACCAAGCTCAAAGAGGAGCCCGAGAGGCTTATCGACGTCGCCTGGGCCAACGCCTCGGGTGCAGGTAGCGCCTCGATCGCAACCTTGGAGGTGGAGGCACTGGATCGAAACGGGTTGCTGGCCGAGATGACCAGCGTTCTCGCCGAACAGAAGCTTCCGATTATCTCGCTTTCGTCGCACGCAAGCGAGGACCGAATCGCCACAGTGCGCGTGACTTTGGAAGTGTCGGACACGAAGCAACTCGGCCAAATCATGAACCAAATTCGTAACGTGGAAGGCGTTTTCGATATCTACCGAGTGATGTCCTAG
- a CDS encoding adenine phosphoribosyltransferase: MPLNEPKYSSAKQALQQKIRRVPDFPEEGVLFEDLTPVLADPDALHVVVAEMARVSEELGADVIGGLDARGFLLGSAVAYEMGLGILAIRKQGKLPPPVITQEYTTEYSTAALEIPANGMDLAGKRVVLVDDVLATGGTLVAATDLIERAGGIVSGYVVVLEVEGLGGREKLADGKLRVLDQ, encoded by the coding sequence ATGCCACTGAACGAGCCAAAATACTCCTCTGCAAAACAGGCTTTGCAGCAAAAGATTCGGCGAGTGCCGGACTTCCCCGAAGAAGGAGTGCTGTTTGAAGACCTCACCCCGGTGCTTGCAGATCCGGACGCGCTCCACGTCGTAGTCGCCGAGATGGCTCGGGTGAGCGAGGAACTCGGTGCGGATGTGATCGGCGGCCTTGATGCACGCGGGTTCCTTCTGGGCTCCGCTGTCGCTTACGAGATGGGGCTGGGTATCTTGGCCATCCGTAAGCAGGGGAAGTTGCCGCCGCCGGTGATCACGCAGGAGTACACCACCGAATACAGCACCGCGGCGCTAGAGATTCCGGCCAATGGGATGGACCTCGCGGGCAAGCGAGTCGTGCTTGTCGATGACGTGCTTGCCACCGGTGGCACCCTCGTGGCCGCCACTGACTTGATCGAGCGTGCAGGCGGGATCGTCTCGGGTTACGTCGTGGTGCTGGAGGTCGAGGGTCTGGGAGGCCGCGAGAAGCTTGCCGACGGCAAGCTCAGGGTGCTCGACCAGTAA